The sequence CTCGGTGACAGAAATCCGTCTGGAGGCCGCGCGTTACGCCAATCCCTTGACGTCGCTGCCAGGTAACATCCCCATCAGCAAGCACATCGCGCAACTGTTGGAAGGACCCAATGTCTTCGTCATCGGCTACGCCGACCTGAACAACTTCAAGCCTTTCAATGATGTCTACGGCTATTGGCGCGGCGACGACATGATATTGCTGTGCGCCGAAATCATTCGCCGCCATTGCGACGCGCAACGCGACTTTGTCGGCCACGTAGGCGGCGATGACTTCGTCATCGCGTTGCGCAGCCCGGACTGGAAAGACCGCCTGACTCGTCTGATCGACGAGTTCAACTCCCGGGCCACCAGCCTGTACGATGCCCAGGCGCGCGGCGCCGGGGGGATACGCGCGGAAGACCGTTACGGCAGCCTGCGCTTTTTCCCTTTCGTGACGCTGGGCATCGGTGCGCTGAGCGTAGAGCCGGCTGCACTGGCCGAGGCCGGGGCGCGCACCCGGCCCGAAGACATCGCGTCAGCGGCTGCCCACGTCAAGCACAAGGTCAAGAAAGGGGACCTGCCCATGGTGCTCGAGACCTACCGACCGGCGATCTGACCGCACGGCTGCGCTGCTGCCCTGTCCGCCGCGCAGCCGGAACACTGCTACCGCCTCGCGCAAGGACTGGGCCTGAGTTTCCAGCTCCATGGCCGCCGCCGCCGTCTGTTCGGCCATGGCGGCATTTTCCTGAGTGTCTCGATCCACCTCTGCCACAGCGTTACTGATGGCGGAAATCCCCTCGGCCTGTTCAGCGCTGGCATGGGAGATATCGCTGACCAATCGCATGACACTGTCGACGGCCGAGACCATGGCATCCATGGTTTGCCCGGCCTGCTCCACCTGCCGAGATCCGGCGGCCACGCGCTCGCGCGACTCCTCAATCAGCCCCTTTATCTCGCGCGCCGCCTGGGCGCTGCGCTGCGCCAACGAGCGCACCTCAGCCGCCACCACCGCGAAACCCTTGCCCTGCTCGCCGGCTCTGGCTGCTTCCACGGCGGCATTGAGCGCCAGAATGTTGGTCTGAAAAGCAATGCTGTCAACCACGCCGACGATTTCGCCGATGCGTGCCGCCGAGGCGGAAATCCCCTGCATGCTCTGGACGGCGTTCTGCACGGCCAGGCCGCCATCCCTGGCCAGACGCGCCGCACCTTCGGCCTGGCCGCTGGCCAAGTCGGCATTGCGAGCGGTCTGGCTGACGGTATTGGCCAGGCCAGTCATGCTGGCAGCGGTTTCCTGCAGGATGGCGGCTTGTCGCGCGGCACGATTGGACATGTCGCCCGCGCCCGCCGCGATCTCACCCACTCCGTCATGAATCGCCTCCACACCACTGCGCACACTGGCCACCGCCTGCGTCAGTCCGCCCTGCATGCGTCCCATGGCCGAATAGAGAACCCCGATTTCGTTGTCACCGCGGTTGGCGATTCCCGCAGTCAGGTCGCCGTCGGCGATGCGCTCGAAATGCCGGCCTGCCTCCGTCAGGGGGCGCAAGACCGCGCGCCGAAAGGCCAGCCGGATCATCAATGCCAGGGCCAGAACCAGAAGCAACAGAGCCAATGCGCCAAGCGCCATCCGGTCGACCATCAGGCCGGCTTGATGCAGCATCTGCCGTCCCTGCTCGCGTGCATGGGCCTGATAGACGTCGACCGCGCTGACATAGCCTTGCGTGGCGGTGGGCAGGATCTTGTCGCTCAATTGATTTGCCTGGATGCCATTCCAGCCTTTGATGGCCGCTGCCAACGGCCATAGCGCTTTGTCCGCCAACGTGGCATAAGCGGCCAGGACAGCGGCATAACCGGGGTCGTCCTCATCGGGGTTCTCGCGCAGACGCTGGGCGCTTTGCGCTGCCAGCTTCAGCAACGCATCGGCGCGCGCCAACGCCGCATTGCGGTCCTCTTCGAGCCCGCCTTCCATGAAGGTCTTGGCATCGGCCAACTGGGCCCGTGCCTGAAACAGACGCGCTGACGTGTCGCTCAACTCATTGGCCCGCTCGATGTTGCCCCGGCCCAGCGCCTCGATGTGCGTCCGGTTGGCGCGTAGCGCGAGCACCCCCGCCGCGGCAGCCGCGACGAAAAGAAAAACGAAAACCACCATGGTGGCGGTCAGGGCCGTCGCGACCCGCAGATTCTTAGCCATAATCATCCAAGCGCTAGCGCCCAAAACCCGGTAGGGCGCGGTGCGTGGATTATCCCGGCCAAGAATGGCAATTTTTTGGTTCATCGCGGAATAGCGTGGAGCCGTGCTTGATTGCCGTTACGCTTGATCCTTGATTTTTCAAGGATCAAGGCCGGGATCATGCTGGACCGCAAGACGATCGAGAGGTTGGGTGGGTGGGAAGGTTATCGGGTGGAGCGGGTCGTGTGGCCTGAAGGTGAGAGCCGGACGGTCACGATTTACCTGAAGCCTTCAGCGCGAACGATGCACTGCGAGCACTGCGGCAACCGATGTCGGCAGGTGCATGAGACGACCACGCGCCGGGTGCGGGATCTGCCGCTAATGGCGCTGCGAGTGACGCTGGTAGTGCCGCGTCGGCGGGTCTGGTGCGAGCAGTGCGGTGGACCGTATCTGGAGAGGCTGAGCTGGCTGGGCCGTTACCAGCGAGTGACCGACCGGCTGGCCGAGGCGGTCAGCCAGTTGCTTGAGTCCAGCAACATTCTGGCCGTGGCGCGCTTCTTCCAACTGGGTTGGCACACGGTCAAGGCGCTGGACAAGGCCCTGCTGCGACGGGCGATCCAAGAGCCGGACTGGAGCCAGATCCACTACCTAGCGATGGACGAGTTCGCTCTACACAAGGGCCATCGTTATGCCACGGTCGTTGTCGATCCGATCCGCCGTCAGGTGCTATGGATCGGTGATGGCCGCTCGCGCGAGACGGCCAGAGCCTTCTTCGAACAACTGCCAACTGGGGTTGCCCAGCAGATCCGGGCCGTAGCGATCGACATGACGACGGCCTATGAGCTGGAGATCCAGGCCAACTGCCCCAACGCCGAGATCGTCTACGACCTGTTCCACGTCGTGGCCAAGTACGGCCGTGAAGTGATAGACCGGGTGCGTGTAGACCAAGCGAACCAGTTGCGGCACGACAAGCCGGCCCGCCGGGTGATCAAGTCCAGTCGCTGGCTACTGCTGCGCAATCGCAAAAACCTCGATCCGTGCCAATCGGTAAAGTTGGACGAGTTGCTCCAGGCCAACCAGCCCTTGCTCACCGCTTATCTGATGCGCGATGAGCTCAAACAGCTGTGGTTCTACCAACACCCCGGCTACGCCCGCCAGGCATGGGATCACTGGCTGCAACAGGCTCAGGGCAGCGGCATCGCCGCCTTGGCTCACTTCGCGCTCAAGCTAAAAGCCTATCTGCACGGGATTCTGTCTCGCTGTCGCCACCGGCTCAACACCAGCATCGTCGAGGGCATCAACAACACCATCAAAGTCATCAAGCGCCGCGCCTACGGCTACCGCGATCAGGAGTACTTCTTCCTCAAGATCCGGTCTGCATTCCCCGGTATTCCTCGATGAACCAATTTTTTGACATCACACCAAAGGCTTGCTCGCCGGGACGTCATCGATCATGGTTTGCACCAACTCGCGCGCAAAAACGGGCAAAGCTTCCAGGTCACGCACGCAGATATGCAACTGCCGCAGGCTCCACGTATCCGTCAGCGGCACGACGGCAATATCCAGCACGCGCGCGTAGCGCAATGCCACAGACTCCGGGACGACCCCTATCCCTACGCCGCTTTCTATCATGCGACAGGCGGCCTCGAAATTGCCTACCTCGACCCGGAAGCGGAAGGTCCTCCCCAGCCCGGCAGCCGCCTGCACCAGAAATGGATGAATAGCGCTCCACTCCGACAGGCCAACATAGTCAAACCCCAACGTGTCGGCAAACGGCACGGCATCTTCAACTGCCAGCGGATGGCGGCTCCCTGTCACCAGCACCAGTCTGTCATTGCGGTAGGGAATAAATTGCAGCTTGGGATCCGGGGCGCATCCGGCCACCACGCCGATGTCGGCGGAACCGTCGGCCACCGCCCGTACGATAAGGTAGCTCAGCCGTTCGCGCAGCTCCACGTTGACGTCCGGATGCACCGCCAAATAACGGGCCAGTACTGCCGGCATGAACTCCGTACTTGCCGTCGTGTTGGCCAGTACACGCACGTGGCCTTTTACGCCCCGGGCGAACTCCTGCATATCGCCGCGCAACTGCTCTATTTGCTGCATCACCGTACGTGCGTGACGCGTCAGCGCCTCTCCGGAGGGCGTCAACGTCACGCCCTGGCTGGTCCGGTAGAGCAGTTGCGTGCCGAGATGCTCTTCGAGATTTTTGACCCTGGTGCTGGCCGCTGGCAGCGAGAGATGAGTTTTCTCGGCGGCTCTGGTCAAACTGTGCCAGTCTCCGATATGGACCATCAACTGCAGGTCCGTGAGGTCAAAATACGTGGCCATACCGGCGATTTCCTGCTGCTTCGGGTTTGGATAACCCAGTATTAATCAAAGCGGAATTGGCAGGCCGCCCGCCTTTGCGGCAAAGTCTGACCTGTTCCTTTTTCCAAACTCGATAATAGCCCGCCCATGCAGGATACCCAGAACGACTACCAGGACATCCGCGAAGCCGTCCGCAGCCTTTGCAGCCAGTTTTCGGCTGAGTATTTTCGCAAGATCGACGAAGAACGCGGCTATCCCGACGATTTTGTCCGCGCGTTGACTGAAGCTGGCTGGCTGGCGGCGCTTATCCCGCAGGAATACGGCGGTTCAGGCCTGGGTTTGACAGAAGCCTCCATCATCATGGAGGAAATCAATCGCAGCGGCGGCAACTCGGGCGCCTGCCATGGCCAGATGTACAACATGGGCACTCTGTTGCGTCACGGCTCCGAGGCCCAAAACGCGAATATCTGCCCCGAATCGCCAGTGGCGAACTGCGCCTGCAGTCCATGGGGGTGACCGAACCCACGACCGGCACCGATACCACTCGCATCAAGACCACCGCCGTCAAGCGCGGCGACCGCTATGTGATCAATGGCCAGAAGGTCTGGATCTCCCGGGTGCAGCATTCGGATCTGATGATTCTGCTTGCCCGCACGACCCCGCTGGAACAGGTGACCCGCAAATCCGAAGGCATGTCCATTTTTCTGGTGGACCTGCACCATGCCGTCAAACACGGCATGCAGGTGCGGCCCATCCCGAACATGGTCAACCATGAGACCAATGAGCTCTTCTTCGACAACCTGGAAATCCCCGCGGAGAACCTCATCGGTGAGGAAGGCAAAGGTTTCAAATATATTTTGGATGGATTGAATGCCGAACGCACGCTGATTGCCGCCGAGTGCATCGGCGACGGTTACTGGTTCGTGGACAAAGTCACTGCCTACGCCAAGGAGCGGGTGGTCTTTGGCCGGCCGATTGGCCAGAACCAGGGCGTGCAGTTTCCCATCGCGCGCGCGCACATCAACGTCGAGGCGGCCAGCCTGATGCGTTTTGAAGCCGCCCGCCGCTTCGATGCGCACCAGCCCTGCGGCGCTCAGGCCAATATGGCCAAGCTGCTGGCCGCGGATGCCTCCTGGGAGGCGGCCAACGCCTGCCTGCAGTTCCACGGCGGTTTCGGCTTTGCCAACGAGTATGACGTCGAGCGCAAGTTCCGCGAGATACGCCTCTACCAGGTCGCACCGATCTCGACCAACCTCATCCTCTCCTATGTCGCCGAGCATGTGCTGGGCCTGCCTCGCTCCTTCTGAACACTATGACCCTCTCTCCTAGCGCTGCCCTGGCCACGTTCGCCAGCCAACTCCGTTACGAAGACATCCCTGCGCCGGTACTGCGGCGCGCCGAGGACCTGCTGCTGGATACCCTGGCATCGATTCTGGCCGGCGCCAGTGCGCGCCCGGTGCAAATCATGGCCGACTATGCTCAGACCATGGGTCCGGCTGACGGCCCCTCGGAGATCCTGGTGAACCGCCGCCGCAGCACGCCGCTTTTTGCGGCGATGGTCAACGCCGCCTCCGCACACGTGGTCGAACAGGACGATGTACACAACGGCTCCGTCTTTCATCCCGCAGCGGTAATCTTTCCGCCGGCGCTGGCCGTGGCTCAGGCACTGGGCCTGTCCGGCAAAGACCTGCTGACCGCTGCGGTTGCCGGCTATGAAGTCGGCATCCGGATCGGCGAATTCCTCGGCCGCTCG comes from Bordetella holmesii ATCC 51541 and encodes:
- a CDS encoding methyl-accepting chemotaxis (MCP) signaling domain protein codes for the protein MAKNLRVATALTATMVVFVFLFVAAAAAGVLALRANRTHIEALGRGNIERANELSDTSARLFQARAQLADAKTFMEGGLEEDRNAALARADALLKLAAQSAQRLRENPDEDDPGYAAVLAAYATLADKALWPLAAAIKGWNGIQANQLSDKILPTATQGYVSAVDVYQAHAREQGRQMLHQAGLMVDRMALGALALLLLVLALALMIRLAFRRAVLRPLTEAGRHFERIADGDLTAGIANRGDNEIGVLYSAMGRMQGGLTQAVASVRSGVEAIHDGVGEIAAGAGDMSNRAARQAAILQETAASMTGLANTVSQTARNADLASGQAEGAARLARDGGLAVQNAVQSMQGISASAARIGEIVGVVDSIAFQTNILALNAAVEAARAGEQGKGFAVVAAEVRSLAQRSAQAAREIKGLIEESRERVAAGSRQVEQAGQTMDAMVSAVDSVMRLVSDISHASAEQAEGISAISNAVAEVDRDTQENAAMAEQTAAAAMELETQAQSLREAVAVFRLRGGQGSSAAVRSDRRSVGLEHHGQVPFLDLVLDVGSR
- a CDS encoding transposase family protein; the protein is MLDRKTIERLGGWEGYRVERVVWPEGESRTVTIYLKPSARTMHCEHCGNRCRQVHETTTRRVRDLPLMALRVTLVVPRRRVWCEQCGGPYLERLSWLGRYQRVTDRLAEAVSQLLESSNILAVARFFQLGWHTVKALDKALLRRAIQEPDWSQIHYLAMDEFALHKGHRYATVVVDPIRRQVLWIGDGRSRETARAFFEQLPTGVAQQIRAVAIDMTTAYELEIQANCPNAEIVYDLFHVVAKYGREVIDRVRVDQANQLRHDKPARRVIKSSRWLLLRNRKNLDPCQSVKLDELLQANQPLLTAYLMRDELKQLWFYQHPGYARQAWDHWLQQAQGSGIAALAHFALKLKAYLHGILSRCRHRLNTSIVEGINNTIKVIKRRAYGYRDQEYFFLKIRSAFPGIPR
- a CDS encoding bacterial regulatory helix-turn-helix, lysR family protein, with the protein product MATYFDLTDLQLMVHIGDWHSLTRAAEKTHLSLPAASTRVKNLEEHLGTQLLYRTSQGVTLTPSGEALTRHARTVMQQIEQLRGDMQEFARGVKGHVRVLANTTASTEFMPAVLARYLAVHPDVNVELRERLSYLIVRAVADGSADIGVVAGCAPDPKLQFIPYRNDRLVLVTGSRHPLAVEDAVPFADTLGFDYVGLSEWSAIHPFLVQAAAGLGRTFRFRVEVGNFEAACRMIESGVGIGVVPESVALRYARVLDIAVVPLTDTWSLRQLHICVRDLEALPVFARELVQTMIDDVPASKPLV
- a CDS encoding acyl-CoA dehydrogenase, N-terminal domain protein, whose product is MQDTQNDYQDIREAVRSLCSQFSAEYFRKIDEERGYPDDFVRALTEAGWLAALIPQEYGGSGLGLTEASIIMEEINRSGGNSGACHGQMYNMGTLLRHGSEAQNANICPESPVANCACSPWG
- a CDS encoding acyl-CoA dehydrogenase, C-terminal domain protein, producing MGVTEPTTGTDTTRIKTTAVKRGDRYVINGQKVWISRVQHSDLMILLARTTPLEQVTRKSEGMSIFLVDLHHAVKHGMQVRPIPNMVNHETNELFFDNLEIPAENLIGEEGKGFKYILDGLNAERTLIAAECIGDGYWFVDKVTAYAKERVVFGRPIGQNQGVQFPIARAHINVEAASLMRFEAARRFDAHQPCGAQANMAKLLAADASWEAANACLQFHGGFGFANEYDVERKFREIRLYQVAPISTNLILSYVAEHVLGLPRSF